GCAAGGCGCGCTACGCGTTCGTGACGCTGCTCCCGCTCGCGTGGCTCGTCGCCGTCACCATGACCGCCGGATGGATGAAGATCTGGTCGTCGAGCCCGAAGATCGGCTTCCTCGCGCACGCCCGCGTCCTCGCCGAAGCGGTGGCCTCGGGCACGCTGCCGCCGGGCGTGAAGTCGGTCGCCGCGGCGCAGCGGATGATGTTCAACGACCGCCTCGACGCCGCCGTCGCGGGGTTCTTCGTCCTCGCCGTCGTCGTCATCCTCGCCGACTCGCTCCGAGAGTGGTCGGCGGTGCTCACGGGTCGCAAGCCGGCGCTCAGCACCGAGGTTCCCGGCGACGCGCCCGCGTTCCGCGGCGCGCAGCCCGTGGCGGGCGACTGACGTGCGCGAGATGCTGCACCGCGCCGCGCGGCTGCTGCGCGCGATCGTCGGCGCCCCCGACTACGAGCGCTACGTCGCCCACGTGCACGCGCACCACCCGGGCTGCACCCCGATGACGCGCGACGAGTTCGCGCGCGAGCGCCTCGCGGCGCGCTACGACCGGCCGGGGGCGCGCTGCTGCTGACCGGCTCGCGCCCGGCCCAAACCTCCTCGCGGCGCACGGATCTAGAAGTGGACGCGGATCACGCGGACACATCCGGATAGGTTCTCGACTTGAGACTACAGGCGAGAACCTATCCGGATCTGTCCGCGTGATCCGCGTGATCCGCGTCCAAACCCGCGCGGAGCGACGCCCGAAAGCGGAGCTCCGCCGCGCGCACAAACGCCCGCGCGTCACCGCGGATCCACCCGCACGAATCCCAGCACGATCGCGGCCAGCAGCGCGAGGAACGCGCCTAACGTGAACGCCGCCGGCGGTCCCACGCGGTCCCACACGAAGCCGAACAGCAGCGACGCCGGCAGCGCGGCGAGGCCGATCGCGAGGTTGTACCAGCCGAACGCCGTCCCGCGTCGCGCGCGCGGCACGAGGTCGGCCACGAGCGCCTTCTCCGTCCCTTCGGTCAGCCCGAAGAACAGCCCGTAGACGCCGAACAGCGCCCACGCCGCCCACGCCGTCTCCACGCGCCCGAACGCGAGGTACACCGCGGCGTACAGCAGCCACCCGGCGACGATGAGCGGCTTGCGCCCGTAGCGATCCGACAGCGCACCGCCGGGCGTGCTCGACGCCGACTTCACGACGTGGAACGCCGACCAGAGCACCGGCACGAGCGCCACCGGTACGCCGAGCTGCCGCGCGCGCAGCAGCAGGAACGCGTCGGACGAGTTCCCGAGCGTGAACAGCGTCACGGCGCCGAGGAACGTCGGGAACGCGCGCCCGTGCGTCGCCGCGTCCGCGTGCGCGT
This DNA window, taken from Gemmatirosa kalamazoonensis, encodes the following:
- a CDS encoding YbdD/YjiX family protein codes for the protein MLHRAARLLRAIVGAPDYERYVAHVHAHHPGCTPMTRDEFARERLAARYDRPGARCC